Proteins encoded together in one Psilocybe cubensis strain MGC-MH-2018 chromosome 8, whole genome shotgun sequence window:
- a CDS encoding Transcription elongation factor SPT5, whose translation MSLRLLQMTHQEPYRWFRHAPHPLNLSNLTSTPAPFLRSGQQGERLYIAIMPVSVATVRALLDNSFTPSATNILEALDHIWSQRDIEIMEAMRSVRQFLDMEAQVADDGELSDEEQFTSAERDLEDAFINDGAEIGGDDHRGSLAFHSIEDGVEEDEFDRLLARLEAQATGPRRPRLDRRLEEEDSMTKLQETIARLPLDTDYPLWRVGCRIGSEDAAVISLLQSAREIHHIRSAFTRGSIRGSIYVEEIMDSALVNLLLSTPGILRNHLGIKREIVDRSHQHELLTMRDVKKDFDAGSWVLIQKGIYKGDVGLVSATFSWGAQVLLIPRLNLQSAKSRKRKSSVLVPPAKLFEPEEARKLISTPIICNADGSYTLGLLKFDHGLLEKEFDFASIANLVMDIPYSHFSMFRSSNHPDIMRARMPRPREWCLQLEEEVLFRTPGIADRPAKWEPAVLKMLGTYDVEAEQSTIKGGHEISRTVRGTWLDIRKSPKIGQFVRVVSGPYLDYTGWVVGVHEDHALITRSSADGLISIVETRAEIPSAPINGKEQRHVPTEDDDLQKDSTETDVGTDAAMSIDSQMTLGNMVVHSEEIAQTLDQSGVTSELEETLITERSLQAEEGEVSGAVVNIATVSNQNNYGADNDKFETVEHFSVYVNLLDTAFSEPLSPLISELNPIEKRPSKHPWCGLEVIIQKYRHARKGETGRIKDVLHHIDNAELQLVIQLTRFNPFAPFQTIVVDYDDVVEMSSFNELVLFLDPGPNFFRPKPKSSLKHIREVLPDVPQTIASGSDTPMYSQESMTLAWDPSSRTPDPAIHSTSLALSDPSESVSSMTETSHSLNPPTCNHVLLNPKLVGISLNVIVDGGQYNKKAVVATTAWEVNNLVLKCKKYSSWTVVDPTWVTPKYANPIHDNGLLVVIKGEHCGKFVRRIHHESLSDNPTVLVAVVTVSKGCVDVLTGERFTLSTDFLCSVPESKKDRDLNSNVMTQLKERYKKKTL comes from the exons ATGTCTTTAAGGCTTCTACAAATGACCCACCAAGAGCCATATAGATGGTTCCGTCATGCACCACATCCACTTAATCTAAGCAATCTCACTTCGACACCCGCTCCATTCCTTCGTTCTGGGCAGCAAGGCGAACGGCTTTACATAGCTATAATGCCAGTATCTGTCGCTACCGTCCGCGCACTCCTCGATAACTCTTTCACGCCGTCGGCTACAAACATCTTGGAAGCACTGGACCATATCTGGTCGCAGAGGGACATCGAGATCATggag GCCATGAGGAGCGTCCGCCAATTTCTGGATATGGAGGCACAGGTAGCTGATGATGGAGAACTTTCTGACGAGGAGCAGTTTACGTCTGCAGAACGGGATCTAGAAG ACGCCTTCATCAACGACGGGGCGGAAATAGGCGGGGATGACCATAGAGGCTCTCTGGCATTCCACAGTATCGAAGATGGCGTCGAGGAGGATGAATTTGACCGACTACTTGCACGCCTAGAGGCTCAAGCAACAGGTCCTCGTCGCCCACGCTTGGATAGACgtttggaggaagaggatagCATGACCAAGCTCCAGGAGACGATTGCGCGCCTTCCGCTTGACACTGACTATCCTCTCTGGAGGGTTGGATGCCGG ATCGGTTCCGAGGATGCGGCTGTTATATCTCTTCTCCAGAGCGCAAGGGAGATCCATCACATTCGTTCCGCTTTCACTCGCGGCTCTATACGTGGCAGTATCTATGTTGAGGAGATCATGGATTCAGCACTCGTAAACCTTCTCTTGTCCACGCCTGGGATCCTTCGTAACCACCTCGGAATCAAGCGCGAAATAGTGGATCGGAGCCATCAACACGAGCTTCTGACTATGAGGGATGTCAAGAAGGATTTTGACGCTGGGAGCTGGGTTTTGATTCAGAAAGGAATATACAAGGGGGACGTTGGGTTGGTTTCAGCAACTTTCTCCTGGGGCGCTCAGGTTCTTCTCATTCCTCGGTTAAACTTACAATCTGCAAAGTCACGGAAGAGAAAGTCATCGGTACTGGTGCCTCCAGCAAAACTTTTCGAACCCGAAGAAGCCCGCAAACTCATTTCCACACCTATTATTTGCAATGCGGATGGATCTTACACGCTTGGACTTCTCAAGTTTGATCATGGACTGTTGGAAAAAGAATTTGACTTTGCCTCCATTGCTAATTTGGTCATGGATATTCCGTATTCCCATTTCTCCATGTTTAGGAGCAGCAATCATCCCGACATAATGCGAGCGCGTATGCCACGTCCTCGGGAATGGTGCCTAcaactggaagaagaggttTTATTTCGTACCCCAGGCATTGCGGATAGGCCCGCAAAGTGGGAACCTGCGGTTTTGAAAATGCTAGGCACATATGACGTGGAAGCAGAACAGTCAACAATCAAAGGTGGACATGAAATATCCCGCACTGTTAGGGGAACATGGCTAGATATTCGCAAATCGCCAAAAATTGGACAATTCGTTCGAGTTGTGAGCGGCCCCTATTTGGATTACACGGGTTGGGTCGTTGGGGTCCACGAAGATCATGCACTAATAACGAGAAGTTCAGCGGATGGTCTCATTTCGATCGTGGAAACAAGGGCTGAAATACCTTCGGCGCCCATCAATGGAAAAGAACAACGCCACGTACCGACAGAGGATGATGATCTTCAAAAAGATTCAACAGAGACGGATGTAGGAACGGACGCAGCCATGTCAATAGATTCGCAGATGACGCTAGGGAATATGGTGGTGCATTCGGAAGAAATCGCTCAAACTCTGGATCAATCAGGTGTAACGTCAGAACTGGAAGAAACATTGATTACGGAAAGGAGTTTGCAGGCAGAAGAGGGGGAAGTATCTGGCGCTGTGGTCAATATCGCAACAGTATCTAATCAGAATAACTATGGGGCAGACAATGACAAGTTTGAGACGGTGGAA CATTTTTCGGTGTATGTCAATCTCTTGGACACCGCGTTTTCTGAGCCCCTATCTCCTCTCATATCGGAGTTAAATCCAATTGAAAAAAGGCCTTCAAAACATCCATGGTGTGGCTTAGAGGTCATTATACAAAAATATCGTCACGCGCGCAAGGGCGAGACTGGACGAATCAAAGACGTCCTTCACCATATAGACAACGCTGAACTGCAACTTGTTATTCAACTCACCCGTTTTAATCCCTTTGCACCGTTTCAAACAATTGTTGTGGATTatgatgatgttgttgaaaTGTC GTCCTTCAACGAGcttgttcttttccttgatCCTGGGCCAAATTTTTTCCGGCCTAAGCCGAAGTCTTCCCTGAAGCACATCCGCGAAGTTCTCCCTGACGTACCGCAAACGATCGCGTCAGGGAGCGACACACCGATGTACTCCCAAGAGTCTATGACTCTAGCTTGGGACCCCTCCTCAAGGACACCTGACCCGGCTATACATTCTACAAGTCTTGCCTTATCAGATCCGTCTGAATCTGTTTCCTCTATGACTGAAACCAGTCACTCTCTAAATCCCCCTACATGCAACCATGTTCTCTTGAACCCGAAACTGGTGGGTATCAGCCTGAACGTCATAGTTGACGGCGGACAGTACAACAAGAAAGCGGTAGTTGCCACAACTGCTTGGGAGGTCAACAACCTCGTGCTAAAGTGCAAAAAGTACAGTTCATGGACTGTGGTGGACCCCACTTGGGTCACTCCGAAGTATGCGAATCCGATACATGACAACGGGCTTCTAGTGGTTATCAAGGGGGAACATTGCGGGAAATTCGTTCGTCGCATTCATCATGAAAGTCTCTCGGACAATCCAACAGTCTTGGTCGCTGTAGTCACCGTATCCAAAGGTTGTGTAGACGTTTTGACTGGGGAGCGATTTACACTCAGCACGGATTTCCTATGTTCAGTTCCCGAGTCCAAAAAAGACAGAGACCTTAACTCTAACGTTATGACTCAGTTAAAAGAACGGTACAAGAAAAAGACACTATGA